A portion of the Cyanobium sp. PCC 7001 genome contains these proteins:
- a CDS encoding urease accessory protein UreF has protein sequence MGIERLRLFQLVSPALPVGAFSYAEGLEALVQAGRLGDGAAVARWLDAELHRGVLAIEAAWLPVLMEAPPQELRDRDRWLLALREAPELRAQQRQMGGSLLRLLADLGFDMPRLDLAWPAAFALAGRALELPARDVVEAYLYGWVANQLSAAVRLVPLGSTESQRLQLALAPLIAARAEELAAADPRQLWNGGVGAGIAQLRHAELYSRLFRS, from the coding sequence ATGGGCATTGAGCGGCTCCGCCTGTTCCAGCTCGTCAGCCCGGCGCTGCCGGTGGGCGCGTTCAGCTATGCCGAGGGACTGGAGGCCCTGGTGCAGGCCGGCCGCCTCGGGGATGGCGCCGCCGTGGCCCGCTGGCTGGACGCTGAGCTCCACCGCGGAGTGCTGGCGATCGAGGCGGCCTGGCTGCCTGTGTTGATGGAGGCTCCGCCGCAGGAACTCCGGGACCGGGACCGCTGGCTGCTGGCCCTGCGGGAGGCCCCCGAGCTGCGGGCCCAGCAGCGCCAGATGGGGGGATCGCTGCTGCGACTGCTGGCCGATCTGGGATTCGACATGCCCAGGCTCGACCTGGCCTGGCCGGCGGCCTTCGCCCTGGCGGGCCGGGCCCTGGAGCTGCCGGCCAGGGATGTGGTGGAGGCCTACCTCTATGGCTGGGTGGCGAACCAGCTGAGCGCTGCGGTGCGCCTGGTGCCCCTGGGCTCCACCGAGTCCCAGCGGCTGCAGCTGGCCCTGGCGCCCCTGATCGCCGCGCGGGCCGAGGAGCTGGCGGCGGCCGATCCGCGCCAGCTCTGGAACGGGGGCGTGGGGGCCGGGATCGCCCAGCTGCGCCATGCTGAGCTCTACTCCCGGTTGTTCAGGAGCTGA
- the ureE gene encoding urease accessory protein UreE, which produces MIPAATPDAPASGPLLLTRRLGERAGGAATLSLALTAEERTRLRGLRQSVCGCSLLLQLPRGEPLRPGELLGGAAAEPLVRIEAALEPLLRVTAASELGLLQAAYHLGNRHVAMEIRAGELRLLADPVLAQLLEHRGLSVTAVEAPFLPEAGAYAQAHAPTHAHPHVHLHGH; this is translated from the coding sequence ATGATCCCCGCCGCCACGCCAGATGCGCCAGCCTCTGGCCCCCTGCTCCTCACCCGCAGGCTGGGGGAGCGGGCCGGTGGAGCGGCGACCCTCAGCCTGGCCCTCACCGCCGAGGAGCGCACCCGGCTGCGGGGCCTGCGCCAGAGCGTCTGCGGTTGCTCGCTGCTGCTGCAGCTGCCGCGGGGTGAGCCGCTCCGGCCGGGGGAACTGCTGGGCGGAGCCGCTGCCGAGCCGCTGGTACGGATCGAGGCCGCCCTTGAGCCGCTGCTGCGGGTCACCGCGGCTTCGGAGCTCGGCCTGTTGCAGGCGGCCTACCACCTCGGCAACCGGCATGTGGCGATGGAGATCCGGGCTGGCGAACTGCGCCTGCTGGCGGATCCTGTGCTGGCCCAACTGCTCGAACACCGGGGCCTGTCGGTGACGGCGGTGGAGGCCCCCTTCCTGCCGGAGGCGGGGGCCTACGCCCAAGCCCATGCGCCTACCCACGCCCACCCCCACGTCCACCTCCATGGGCATTGA
- a CDS encoding urease accessory protein UreD, whose translation MLHTAGGLVGGDRLSITANLDTGSRALLTSVAAQKIYGSIGRCREAPAGRWAQQHLQFNLAEGSDLEWLPQELVLYADGLFEQHCQVELAAGASFLGCDVVRLGRTAAGEGLGSGRWRSALEIRRRQNGASDWVLADRTELADGGLAGEHGLAGAPVYGSLVWAAPEPLAPGALAALLAECRQDRAGLEGEMACGALEPGLVARYRGPSSQAARYWFTRIWARIRQVRGLATPELPRVWPFQERPLG comes from the coding sequence GTGCTGCACACCGCCGGCGGCCTGGTGGGTGGCGATCGCCTCAGCATCACCGCCAACCTCGACACCGGCAGCCGGGCGCTGCTCACCAGCGTGGCCGCCCAGAAGATCTACGGCTCCATCGGGCGCTGCCGGGAAGCCCCGGCGGGCCGCTGGGCCCAGCAGCACCTGCAGTTCAACCTGGCGGAGGGGTCCGACCTGGAGTGGCTTCCCCAGGAGCTCGTGCTCTATGCCGATGGGCTGTTCGAGCAGCACTGCCAGGTGGAGCTGGCTGCGGGAGCCTCCTTTCTGGGGTGCGACGTGGTGCGCCTGGGGCGTACGGCGGCCGGGGAGGGGCTCGGTTCGGGCCGCTGGCGTTCGGCCCTCGAGATCCGGCGGCGGCAGAACGGGGCGAGCGACTGGGTGCTGGCGGACCGCACGGAACTGGCGGACGGCGGCCTGGCGGGGGAGCACGGCCTGGCGGGGGCCCCGGTCTACGGCTCCCTGGTGTGGGCGGCGCCGGAACCCCTGGCCCCTGGCGCCCTGGCAGCCCTGCTGGCGGAGTGCCGCCAGGACCGGGCCGGCCTCGAGGGTGAGATGGCCTGCGGTGCACTGGAGCCAGGCCTGGTGGCCCGTTACCGGGGCCCCTCCAGCCAGGCGGCCCGCTACTGGTTCACGCGGATCTGGGCCCGGATCCGCCAGGTGAGGGGGCTGGCGACACCTGAGCTGCCCCGGGTGTGGCCCTTCCAGGAGCGGCCGCTGGGCTGA